The DNA region ggaccataggtatgggacgggtagcaCACACATAGGGTATGACTTAGAActgaattagaacgcttttaagtaaacaacttcaacatagtactCGGGTAGCAGGAAATGATAATTTGtgctcgctgaataatatgagaaaCACCTACCTAAAGAGAGTTGCGAATTATTATTTATGATGCACAgagtgatcctttaggctaaaaaacttaggacccctccTTCCTTTATATACTTGCCATTTATGTGGACCAATGTGTTTGCACCCTTGTAATCATTAAGGATTTGTACCAATTTTCATGTGTTATGATAAACGCTCTTCGactttatatttctttgtttatcCGATCACTTAGCCTaactacataattcaaatagtttTAAAGTTCGGCCGGgatccacagttgtggacctcaaatAGTGATGGCAATTGGGACAAGGCGGGGCAGGGATAACCTTAAATGTGTCGGGGCAGGGGAAGATTTTAATTGGGCAGGGCGGGGCAGGGCAAAttgttatttttgaaaaaatttaaTAGGGCAGGGTAGGTTAGGGCATATACGGGTTAACAGCTGGGTCGGGTAAAAATAAGTTAGACCCACGTACTTTTGTTATATTCCCCAAAATCCTAAATTCCAAAAtgttcaaacccaattcccaaactCAGAATTCAGAATTTCTCCTCCCATTCTTGAGATTCTTCTTCCTCTTTAAGATGCTGCGATTCTTCTTCCTCAACCTTTAATTCCACTATTAAACAAGATCAGTGATTCTGAAGACTCACTTTGGTGGATTCTTCAGTCAATTTGAACAATAAAAATCAGGGGCAAGGAAATGTTTTGAACGATAAATTTACGGATAGTTATAGTCCCTGCGATCTGCTTCTCCTATAATTGTGTTTCTAAATATCAGCTTTTAGTGATATTTCTTGTCTTTGTTTTACTACATAACCATGGCATCTCAAAATGAAGAGAATCTGCCAACTTCATCTTCTAATGCTATTTCCTTAGACGATAAAAGTCAAAGGCCTTTACTATCTGATGAAGTTGTTGAAATGGAAAAAAGAAGATATTCCCAAGCATGGAATCATTTCGAGCCGGTGATGTTTAATGGTGTTCCATATGGTGTTTGTAAGTATTGTAATCGCCAATATAAAAATGCTAGAAATTATGGTACAAAATATATGTTAGATCACATACCTAAATGTCCTAATAGGCCAAGAGATGTACAAAATGAGGGTGATACTGGGGGTGGTTATTTTGATCAAGATTTTTCACGTAAACAACTTGCACATGCCATTATTTTACACGAGTATCCACTCTCTATAGTTAATCATGTGGGATTTAGAAACTTTGTTACAAGTCTCCAGCCTCTGTTTAAGATGGTTTCCAGAAATACAATAAAGAATGACATAATGAAATTTTTTGACAATTTTAAATCACAAACTTCTAAGTTGTTGGAGAAAGTCATGAGTAGAAATGCAATAACAACCGATATGTACACTTCCAATAGTAACAAAAAAGGGTTCATGGCTATTACTGGTCATTTCATTGATGATTCAAGGAGGCTTTAAAGTCATATTCTGATATTTGCTTATGTCCCTGCTCCACATGATATAGATGCTTTGTGCGGTGCTTTGGTTAATTATTTGTTTGATTGAATATTAAACGAAAAATATCAACTATCACAATTGATAATTCTAGCACAAACAATGCTATGATTAAAACATTATTGGATGAGAAACTTAATAAAAAAGATTTGTTGTTGACTGGTCGAGTACTTCATGTGTGTTGTGCTGCacatattttaaatttaattgtGCAAGGAGGGTTAAAGGTGATAGGAGATAGTATTAGCAAAGTGCGTGATAGTGTCTTGTTTTGGATTGGATCAGCTAGCAGAATTGAGAGGTTTGAAGAAGCCGCATGTTTGGTTCACTATTATTGTAATAACAAGTTGGCGTATGATTGGCCTACTCGGCGGAACTCAACATATTTAATGTTGAGAACAACTATAGAATATAAAGAGGTGTTTAACAAGTTGAATCTAACTGACACAAATTATCAGTCATATCCAACTGAAGAGCAATGGAGTAATGCAGAAGATGTTTCTGATAAGCTCAAACTTTTTTATCTTATCACCGAACCATTTTCAGGAACTCAATATCTAACTTCTAGTCAATACTTTACAAAGGTTTGTGAAATTAAGCTATAATTAGAAGCTTGGGTGAATGAGTTTAATCCTGTGTTAGCGCTATGGCATCTGCGATGTTGttgaaatttaaaaagtattgGGATGATGTGCATATTTTGATGGGAGTAGCTGCAATCTTTGATCCACGGTACAAGATGAGGTTGGTAGAGTTCTTTCTTCCACTAATTTATGGCGAAGAAGTTTCAACTAAAATTCAAGAAGTTCGACCCAATTGTTATGATTTCTTTCAAGATTATAAGAGTAAATTATCTGCTCCATATGATTCATTAGCATATAGTTCTAGTGAAGTCACTAGTTTTGATCAGAGTGATCGGCTTTCGAGCTTTGATAGATTTGTAACTTCAACTTGAGCTACCATGGAGAAACGATCAGAGTTAGATATGTACTTAGAAGAAGACCTACTACCTCGAACTCCTTCATTTGACAATTTGAGTTAGTGGAAGACAAATGGATTGAAATTTCCTGCATTGCAAAAAATGGCTCGTGATCTCTTAGCCATTACCGTGTCTACTTTTGGTTTGGAATCGGAATTTAGCACTAGTGGGAGGTTGATTAGCCCGCATCGGAGTGGACTCCATCCCACTACTTTGGAAGCTTTAATGTGTGCTCACGCGTGGTTATGGAATGACTTAAATGGTAACTAATTTTCTCATTATTGTCTTAATAGGTATTCAATTATTTAATACTATATTGATACATTGAACGATGCACTTTTTCTTTTAGGTTTGACTTCAACAATTGATAAAGTTTCATGTCTAACATTGCTTGATGAAGAGGACGGGCCAGATTCAAGTGGTTTATCGCAATTCTAAAATAAGTTCTATCCTTAAAACATGGAGTATGTAGTTTTTCCTTCTCCTTTAATTAGTGAATCCTTCAATATTGGGGTACAAACTAAGCGACTACTTAATCAATCCTTTTAACTAGCAGTCTTTGTTCTTAGACACTTTCAAGAATATAGTACCTACACTACGTTGGCTTAGCTAACTATCTTCCTATTTGTTGATGCAGGCACAGTCCAAACAGAGTTTTGAATATGAAGACTATGAGGATTGAGGTATAAAGACAACAATAATACTACTGATGATGTTTTAAGTCAAAAAGAATTATTACATATGCAACAGAAGTAATATAAAATAGAGATGAGGGAatcttactctgattaattgtatTATTGATTTAAAATATGCTTCTTAACTTTGTATATGTCTATTAGTTGTCTGGTTATGTCTCTCTTGTTGTcttattttacaatttaattaagtGCCCCGAGTCATATTAGTATTTGACAATTTGATACAGCCATTTTCTTGTCTTGTAGACTTTGGATTTCATTTCTAATAGGATCATTTTTCCTTGTGTTTGTTCAGGGATTGAAGCTAGAATTATGTACCACAGCCAAAGTAGGTCTGCTATCTGATCATTTTTCTCATAACTTacctttgttgttgttgttgttgttgttgttgttgtttggtgttgttgttgttgttgttgttattattgttgttgttgtttgatgttgttgttggtattgGTGTTGGTGTTTTTGTTTggtgttgttgttggtgtttctgttgttgttgttattgttgctgttgctctgattgttattgttgttattgttgttgttgttattggtgttgttattgttgttgttgttgttggtggtgttgttgtttgttgttgctgttggtgttgttgttg from Nicotiana tabacum cultivar K326 chromosome 24, ASM71507v2, whole genome shotgun sequence includes:
- the LOC142178361 gene encoding zinc finger BED domain-containing protein RICESLEEPER 2-like encodes the protein MIKTLLDEKLNKKDLLLTGRVLHVCCAAHILNLIVQGGLKVIGDSISKVRDSVLFWIGSASRIERFEEAACLVHYYCNNKLAYDWPTRRNSTYLMLRTTIEYKEVFNKLNLTDTNYQSYPTEEQWSNAEDVSDKLKLFYLITEPFSGTQYLTSSQYFTKYWDDVHILMGVAAIFDPRYKMRLVEFFLPLIYGEEVSTKIQEVRPNCYDFFQDYKSKLSAPYDSLAYSSSEVTSFDQSDRLSSFDRFVTST